The Verrucomicrobiia bacterium genome contains a region encoding:
- a CDS encoding glycosyltransferase family 2 protein, which yields MARSPHRDPAAPDASVSGTPVTVSIVIVNWNSCRYVRECLAALREQCRCPHEVIVVDSGSFDGCDAMLAREFPAARYVQSAANIGFAAANNLGARAATGALLLFLNPDTEVVGAAVERLVQVLAEHPAAGLAGARLLNTDGSLQTSCIQSFPTVLNQLLDAEWLRRRFPRSRLWGVAPLHDPSTRPAAVEVVSGACILIRRAVFEALGGFDQRFFMYSEDLDLCQRTRQAGWQCLYVPDAVIVHHGGGSSSAARSSFSVVMMRESVCRLLRFHRGAGVARTYRLALGAAALVRLPLTGVVALVRRLRGRPNAAASLRKWFAILRWSLGLEVWAAAKHGPRADEPVTVTGGERSGLACASAPEVKKSCVA from the coding sequence ATTGGAATTCGTGCCGCTACGTCCGGGAATGCCTGGCCGCGCTGCGCGAACAGTGCCGCTGCCCTCATGAGGTCATCGTGGTGGATTCCGGCTCGTTCGACGGCTGTGACGCCATGCTCGCGCGGGAATTCCCGGCGGCGCGCTACGTGCAAAGCGCCGCCAACATCGGGTTCGCCGCGGCCAACAATCTGGGCGCCCGCGCCGCCACGGGCGCGCTGCTGCTGTTTTTGAACCCGGACACGGAGGTCGTCGGTGCGGCGGTGGAACGGCTGGTGCAGGTGCTGGCGGAGCATCCGGCCGCGGGCCTGGCCGGCGCCCGGCTGCTGAACACGGATGGCTCGCTCCAGACCAGTTGCATTCAATCTTTTCCCACGGTGCTCAATCAACTGCTCGATGCCGAGTGGCTCCGCCGCCGGTTCCCGCGGTCGCGGTTGTGGGGCGTGGCGCCGCTCCATGATCCGTCCACCCGGCCGGCCGCCGTGGAGGTCGTTTCGGGCGCCTGCATCCTGATCCGGCGGGCGGTCTTTGAAGCCTTGGGTGGATTTGATCAACGGTTCTTCATGTATTCCGAGGATCTTGATTTGTGCCAGCGCACCCGGCAGGCGGGGTGGCAATGCCTCTACGTGCCGGACGCGGTGATCGTGCATCACGGCGGCGGTTCCTCCAGTGCGGCGCGCAGTTCATTTTCCGTGGTGATGATGCGGGAATCCGTCTGCCGGTTGCTGCGGTTTCATCGCGGCGCGGGGGTCGCGCGAACGTATCGCCTGGCCCTGGGCGCGGCGGCGCTCGTGCGGCTGCCGTTGACCGGCGTCGTCGCGCTGGTGCGCCGGCTGCGCGGCCGGCCCAACGCCGCGGCTTCGTTGCGCAAATGGTTCGCGATTCTGCGCTGGAGTCTCGGCTTGGAGGTGTGGGCGGCGGCGAAGCACGGTCCGCGGGCCGATGAACCCGTGACGGTCACGGGCGGGGAACGTTCGGGTCTGGCCTGCGCCAGTGCGCCCGAGGTGAAAAAATCATGTGTGGCATAG